One Ardenticatenales bacterium DNA segment encodes these proteins:
- a CDS encoding DNA translocase FtsK 4TM domain-containing protein, protein MTKKKSNSAKTSQTQARSATRGGTSARGKSGGKSKPASSRSKNTPRRGRKREPFRLNLEQKALIAGIVLIFLTAITVLSLLSPNQGQLPAALANLMWSTFGWGGAVIPLFVGGAGFYLVLWGMEQHPKLPTIRLAGLVLLYLIIEAFASLLLVMGRNGLPDVWTVAQQQKGGGYLGGMIALLITSFAGNLGGIIILALLGLGATVLLTGVDRQDLQTIWRLLQSRSRRADQPTVADTPAPAARERPAATPRPAITQPALRLGDTPATDTPATDTPATDTPAPENERPARRSRRSRSAEPAQPPPPAEPIPVFLGASPGQVWRLPELSTMLDAGTDQETNDLNIREHVEIIEHTLESFGAPAAVVEISQGPTITQYGVEPQFIEQRSGKRTKVKVGKIASLADDLALALAARSIRIQAPVPGKGYVGIEVPNTAKAIVSLRDVMEADEFQRIRGPLRLGLGQNVSGQPVAADLSRMPHLLIAGATGSGKSVCVNGIIACLLLQNTPDDLRFVMVDPKRVELVGYNGIPHLVAPVVVDLERVVGTLQWAMREMDTRYHKLAEVGARNIVEYNKKVARRQEYEKLPYIVIIIDELADLMMMAPEDTEKGITRLAQMARATGIHMIIATQRPSVDVVTGLIKANFPARIAFAVASGTDSRVILDTTGAERLLGQGDMLFQSPDAAAPVRMQGCFVSDKELQAIIHYWQAARRQNLLQARGPLAGPAAAAEPSADADERDAVAPGARATPARTEALPGDGEEPDAGISPTPPAAITPPTPVVLPPSTPPTPARRPASPPPEPTLTTIPSPLQQPLWEDLIPAENGNGDEDELMSEAIDMVRKLGKASTSLLQRRFRIGYTRAARLIDAMEEKGIIGPPTGTSKAREVLPWDPAAESGTDDEDTANAGSAAEDTA, encoded by the coding sequence ATGACGAAAAAGAAGAGCAACAGCGCCAAAACGTCACAAACACAGGCTCGCTCCGCGACGCGCGGGGGAACGTCGGCGCGCGGCAAGAGCGGCGGCAAAAGTAAGCCTGCTTCCTCCAGGTCGAAAAATACGCCACGGCGCGGACGCAAACGGGAGCCGTTTCGTTTGAATCTGGAGCAGAAGGCGCTGATTGCCGGCATTGTCCTCATCTTCCTCACCGCCATCACCGTCCTCAGCCTCCTCTCCCCCAACCAGGGACAACTCCCCGCCGCCCTCGCCAACCTCATGTGGTCCACCTTTGGTTGGGGCGGGGCCGTCATCCCCCTCTTTGTCGGCGGCGCCGGCTTCTACCTCGTCCTCTGGGGCATGGAGCAGCACCCCAAACTGCCCACCATCCGCCTCGCGGGCCTCGTCCTCCTCTACCTGATCATCGAAGCCTTTGCCTCCCTCCTGCTCGTCATGGGGCGCAATGGCCTGCCGGACGTGTGGACCGTGGCGCAGCAGCAGAAGGGGGGCGGCTACCTCGGCGGCATGATTGCATTGTTGATTACGAGTTTTGCCGGCAATCTCGGCGGCATCATCATCCTCGCTCTCCTGGGCCTGGGCGCAACCGTCCTCCTCACCGGCGTTGATCGCCAGGACTTGCAAACCATCTGGCGGCTGCTCCAATCCCGGAGCCGGCGGGCGGATCAACCCACCGTCGCCGACACCCCCGCGCCCGCTGCGCGCGAGCGGCCAGCCGCCACGCCTCGTCCGGCCATCACCCAACCGGCTTTGCGCCTGGGGGATACACCCGCCACGGACACACCCGCCACGGACACACCCGCCACGGACACACCCGCGCCGGAGAACGAACGCCCCGCCCGCCGCTCTCGGCGCTCGCGCAGCGCGGAACCGGCGCAGCCGCCGCCCCCCGCCGAGCCGATACCCGTCTTCCTCGGAGCCAGCCCGGGGCAGGTATGGCGGCTGCCGGAGTTGAGCACTATGCTGGATGCCGGCACAGATCAAGAAACCAACGACCTGAACATCCGCGAACACGTGGAAATCATCGAACACACGCTGGAGAGCTTCGGCGCGCCCGCCGCCGTCGTGGAAATCAGCCAGGGTCCCACCATCACCCAATACGGCGTCGAACCACAGTTCATCGAACAGCGCAGTGGCAAACGCACCAAAGTCAAAGTGGGCAAAATCGCCAGCCTGGCCGATGACCTCGCCCTGGCCCTGGCCGCCCGCTCCATCCGCATTCAAGCCCCCGTCCCCGGCAAAGGGTACGTGGGCATCGAAGTGCCCAACACGGCCAAAGCCATCGTCTCCCTGCGCGACGTGATGGAAGCCGACGAATTCCAGCGCATCCGCGGACCGCTGCGCCTGGGCCTGGGGCAAAACGTCTCCGGGCAACCCGTGGCCGCGGACCTCTCCCGGATGCCCCATTTGCTCATCGCCGGGGCCACCGGCTCCGGCAAGTCCGTCTGCGTGAACGGCATCATCGCCTGCCTGCTGCTGCAAAACACACCGGACGACCTGCGCTTCGTCATGGTGGACCCCAAGCGGGTGGAACTGGTCGGCTACAATGGTATTCCCCATCTGGTCGCGCCGGTGGTGGTGGACCTGGAGCGCGTCGTAGGCACGCTGCAATGGGCCATGCGCGAAATGGACACCCGCTACCATAAATTGGCGGAAGTGGGCGCGCGCAATATCGTTGAGTACAACAAAAAAGTGGCGCGGCGGCAGGAATACGAGAAGCTGCCCTACATTGTGATCATCATTGACGAGCTGGCCGACTTGATGATGATGGCCCCGGAAGATACGGAAAAGGGCATCACGCGCCTGGCGCAAATGGCCCGCGCCACGGGCATCCACATGATTATCGCCACACAGCGCCCGTCGGTGGACGTGGTTACGGGATTGATCAAGGCGAATTTTCCGGCGCGCATCGCCTTCGCCGTCGCCTCCGGCACGGACAGCCGCGTGATTTTGGATACAACGGGCGCGGAGCGGCTGCTGGGGCAGGGGGACATGCTGTTCCAAAGCCCGGATGCGGCGGCTCCTGTGCGAATGCAGGGGTGCTTTGTCAGTGATAAGGAACTGCAAGCGATCATTCACTACTGGCAGGCGGCCCGTCGCCAGAATTTGCTGCAAGCGCGCGGCCCGTTGGCCGGACCGGCTGCCGCGGCGGAACCGTCGGCGGATGCGGACGAACGGGACGCGGTGGCGCCAGGCGCGCGCGCCACGCCCGCACGCACGGAGGCGCTGCCGGGGGATGGGGAAGAACCAGATGCCGGCATTTCTCCCACGCCTCCTGCCGCCATAACCCCACCCACGCCCGTCGTTCTGCCGCCATCCACGCCCCCCACGCCGGCACGTCGCCCTGCGTCGCCCCCGCCAGAGCCAACGCTGACCACCATCCCCTCCCCCTTGCAGCAACCCTTATGGGAAGACCTGATCCCGGCGGAAAACGGCAACGGGGACGAAGATGAGTTGATGTCTGAAGCGATTGACATGGTGCGCAAATTGGGCAAGGCATCCACATCCCTGCTCCAGCGCCGCTTCCGTATCGGCTACACACGCGCGGCCCGCCTCATTGATGCCATGGAAGAAAAGGGCATCATTGGCCCGCCTACGGGCACGAGCAAGGCGCGCGAGGTGCTGCCGTGGGACCCGGCGGCGGAAAGTGGGACGGATGATGAGGATACGGCAAATGCCGGCAGCGCCGCCGAGGACACCGCCTGA
- the yjjX gene encoding inosine/xanthosine triphosphatase, whose translation MRIAVGSTNPVKIAAVRQIVAQVWPDCQLFPCAVPTGVSAMPLSDAECIAGARNRAVAARRQAQADLGVGIEGGVQAEPTGLMLTAWAVVLDAQGAEGVGSAGRLLLPDFVAARIRQGAELGPVMDELLGQTNVKHKDGAVGAFTNGLVNRREALAAAVAYALAPFLTPHFYRRGFSG comes from the coding sequence ATGAGAATTGCCGTTGGCTCTACCAATCCGGTTAAAATTGCCGCCGTGAGACAGATTGTGGCCCAGGTGTGGCCCGATTGCCAGCTTTTCCCCTGTGCCGTACCCACGGGGGTCAGCGCCATGCCCCTGAGCGACGCGGAGTGCATTGCCGGCGCGCGCAATCGCGCCGTGGCTGCGCGGCGGCAGGCGCAGGCGGACCTGGGCGTGGGCATTGAGGGCGGCGTGCAGGCGGAGCCGACGGGCCTCATGCTGACGGCGTGGGCCGTGGTGCTGGACGCGCAGGGGGCGGAGGGCGTCGGCAGCGCGGGGCGCCTGCTGCTGCCCGACTTCGTTGCCGCGCGGATTCGCCAGGGCGCGGAACTGGGGCCGGTGATGGACGAGTTGCTGGGGCAGACGAATGTGAAGCACAAGGATGGGGCCGTGGGCGCGTTCACCAACGGCCTCGTTAACCGCCGCGAGGCTCTGGCGGCGGCGGTTGCCTATGCCCTGGCCCCATTTCTCACGCCCCACTTCTACAGGCGTGGGTTTTCTGGCTGA
- a CDS encoding site-specific DNA-methyltransferase, whose translation MMHTAAALPLAPAADSTAARLADLLARDLDFHDQGNGCSAHHIHSFPARFPPQLPREFITALTQPGQVVLDPMFGSGTTVLEARLGGRQAVGFDIDPLAVLLGQVKTTPLDAAVARQAGVEAAARAARAVKKERDALERFRARRWGESSRRFMDYWFAPTTQWELTALMREIEGVAETDVRAFLLTAFSATIIARSRGVSLAVDLAHTRPHRVQAALSPTGKVLFGQVAASGTVRNHHQVKVIYPVLGEFRRRVRYVARGLLADLPAEPLPLLGFGNAQALPLADAVVDLIVTSPPYAGNAIDYMRAHKFSLVWMGYLIDDLGQRRKRYIGDESLQNVMFAPLPPRTAGIVAGIGERDVRKGRILHRYYSEMTRVLAEMHRVLRPGAAAILVVGNSVMRGLSTETHHCLAEMGAALGFTVPDIGVRQLDRNRRMMPAANKHDPHSPIQRRMHTEYVIGLYKMRTTRNG comes from the coding sequence ATGATGCACACAGCCGCCGCCCTACCGCTTGCTCCTGCTGCCGATTCCACCGCGGCGCGTCTGGCCGATCTGCTGGCGCGCGATCTGGACTTCCACGACCAGGGAAACGGTTGCTCCGCCCATCACATTCACTCGTTTCCGGCGCGCTTTCCTCCCCAACTCCCGCGAGAATTCATTACCGCGCTGACGCAGCCGGGCCAGGTTGTTCTCGATCCGATGTTTGGTTCGGGTACGACAGTGTTGGAGGCGCGTTTGGGGGGGCGGCAGGCGGTGGGGTTTGATATTGATCCGCTGGCGGTGCTGTTGGGGCAGGTGAAAACGACGCCGTTGGACGCGGCGGTGGCGCGGCAGGCGGGCGTGGAGGCGGCGGCGCGGGCGGCGCGGGCGGTGAAAAAGGAGCGGGACGCGCTGGAGCGCTTTCGGGCGCGACGTTGGGGCGAAAGCAGCCGGCGTTTTATGGATTACTGGTTTGCGCCGACGACGCAGTGGGAATTGACGGCGCTCATGCGGGAGATTGAAGGGGTGGCGGAGACGGATGTGCGCGCTTTTTTGTTGACGGCTTTTTCGGCGACGATTATTGCCCGTTCGCGCGGGGTGTCGCTGGCGGTGGACCTGGCGCACACGCGCCCGCACCGCGTCCAGGCGGCGCTGTCGCCTACGGGCAAGGTGCTGTTTGGGCAGGTGGCGGCCTCTGGCACGGTGCGGAATCATCATCAGGTGAAGGTGATTTATCCGGTGCTGGGGGAGTTTCGGCGGCGGGTGCGGTACGTGGCGCGTGGGTTGTTGGCGGATTTGCCGGCAGAACCGCTGCCGCTGCTGGGGTTTGGGAATGCGCAGGCGCTGCCGCTGGCGGATGCGGTGGTGGATTTGATTGTGACGTCGCCACCGTATGCCGGCAATGCCATCGATTACATGCGCGCCCACAAATTCTCGCTCGTCTGGATGGGTTATCTCATTGACGACCTGGGGCAGCGGCGGAAACGGTATATCGGGGATGAGTCGCTGCAAAATGTTATGTTTGCGCCATTGCCACCGCGGACTGCCGGCATTGTTGCCGGCATCGGCGAACGGGACGTGCGCAAAGGGCGTATCCTGCACCGCTACTACTCGGAGATGACGCGCGTGCTGGCGGAAATGCACCGCGTCCTCCGTCCCGGCGCGGCGGCTATCCTGGTGGTGGGCAATTCCGTCATGCGGGGCCTAAGCACGGAAACACACCATTGCCTGGCGGAAATGGGCGCGGCGTTGGGTTTCACCGTCCCTGACATCGGCGTGCGCCAGTTGGACCGGAATCGTAGGATGATGCCGGCAGCCAACAAACACGACCCCCACTCCCCCATCCAGCGCCGCATGCACACCGAGTACGTCATTGGCCTCTATAAGATGCGGACAACCCGAAATGGCTAA
- a CDS encoding PAS domain-containing sensor histidine kinase: MNDVPLDLSSAILSRIPIGAYRLDADDNIIYVNRAWLDLHGFQNFVEVVGKNINMVYARPAETAQKIKMDLVTNETLQDGVFEFKRPWGEHFWASLYLVAITDDSGHYQGCEGIVLDATERKIHRRIMRAIPVGYYAVEVRNATDIITYCNQAFADMFGFSSAQEAVGVNISCLYRHSSDYESFHNRIDLGNENSVTHQLEVQTIDQRRIFWIEANVRVERNERGKPIGRVGVIRDLAQDAPLEKLRQDLGNVLHTFTTGLITIGSDIKMAKAALDPSPFAPAPVITAEQIYSEMQGSVTTLRRSLILLEQALVARGDLTALQQELQKLITKLDEAEKTELLFRPHALYFSAVQIAAACQNALESGGVPRQPLKQVRQEAQEIMRILALARLQERIGDILHMDHALRSLRAYLTTPAHDVQSPRTTFKLWMIVEQAMRNLYGFADSRGITFHPASVVTYVRITANEQEMLRVITNLLHNAVKYSWSRDSGTWVDVRLSEVDESLKLEIENFGVPIPPDEIESGLIFLFGFRSRLATDRGRVGTGIGLADASETLKRNGGQIDVRSRPAFPGGNADKMDPFLTTVIVTMPIVR, from the coding sequence ATGAATGACGTACCTCTTGATCTATCATCCGCTATATTGTCGCGAATTCCTATTGGCGCATATCGCCTTGATGCTGATGACAACATCATTTATGTTAACCGTGCCTGGCTAGACTTGCACGGTTTCCAGAACTTTGTGGAAGTTGTCGGAAAGAACATTAACATGGTTTATGCTCGTCCCGCAGAAACAGCACAGAAAATCAAGATGGATCTGGTCACTAATGAGACTTTGCAGGATGGTGTTTTCGAGTTTAAACGTCCATGGGGTGAGCACTTTTGGGCCTCTCTATATCTAGTGGCGATAACAGATGACAGTGGTCATTACCAGGGCTGCGAAGGTATCGTGTTAGATGCAACCGAACGTAAGATTCATCGCAGAATTATGCGAGCCATTCCAGTTGGATACTATGCAGTTGAGGTCCGGAATGCAACAGACATCATTACCTACTGCAATCAAGCATTTGCTGATATGTTTGGATTCTCCTCCGCGCAGGAAGCTGTTGGCGTAAACATAAGTTGTCTTTACAGGCATTCCAGTGATTACGAAAGCTTCCATAACCGCATTGATTTGGGAAATGAGAATTCTGTAACTCATCAGCTTGAAGTGCAGACCATTGACCAGCGGAGGATTTTTTGGATCGAAGCGAATGTACGCGTTGAGCGAAATGAGCGCGGCAAACCAATTGGTCGTGTAGGTGTAATACGGGATCTGGCTCAAGATGCCCCTCTGGAAAAGTTGCGTCAGGATCTAGGAAACGTTCTACACACTTTTACGACAGGGCTTATCACTATTGGTAGCGACATAAAAATGGCAAAAGCGGCCCTAGACCCCAGCCCTTTTGCCCCAGCTCCGGTCATAACCGCCGAACAAATTTATTCAGAAATGCAGGGATCAGTAACAACTTTACGACGTAGCCTAATCCTATTGGAACAAGCGCTAGTGGCGCGCGGTGACTTGACAGCGCTGCAACAGGAACTCCAGAAGCTTATCACGAAGTTGGATGAAGCTGAAAAGACAGAACTGCTATTTCGCCCGCACGCATTATATTTCTCCGCTGTACAGATAGCCGCCGCTTGTCAAAATGCCCTGGAAAGTGGGGGAGTGCCGCGTCAGCCACTGAAACAGGTTCGACAAGAAGCGCAAGAAATAATGCGTATTCTTGCTCTGGCTCGACTCCAGGAACGAATTGGAGATATTTTGCATATGGACCATGCTTTACGTAGTTTGCGTGCTTACCTGACTACACCTGCTCATGATGTACAGTCTCCGCGAACAACGTTCAAATTGTGGATGATCGTAGAACAGGCAATGCGCAATCTTTACGGCTTTGCCGATAGTCGTGGTATTACCTTTCATCCCGCGTCCGTGGTTACATACGTGAGAATTACCGCCAACGAGCAAGAGATGCTACGTGTCATCACCAACCTGCTTCACAACGCAGTGAAATACAGTTGGTCGCGTGATTCAGGGACCTGGGTAGATGTGAGATTGTCTGAGGTAGATGAGTCTCTCAAGTTGGAGATTGAGAATTTTGGTGTACCCATTCCGCCTGACGAAATTGAATCTGGTTTGATCTTCTTGTTTGGTTTTCGCAGCCGCTTGGCGACGGATCGTGGCCGGGTGGGAACAGGTATTGGTTTAGCGGACGCCAGCGAAACATTAAAACGAAACGGTGGACAGATTGACGTGCGCAGTCGCCCTGCTTTTCCCGGTGGAAATGCTGACAAGATGGACCCTTTTTTGACAACGGTAATTGTTACGATGCCTATTGTCCGGTGA
- a CDS encoding CehA/McbA family metallohydrolase produces MQIDHAGIQTQMTALINYLDSPAYAATTTWEEHIVLAYQLAQQRPPTPLEFLFLNLYRQHEPVSRGFALSVALRGQETETSWEQCAAFLRRVTQSDWAVTPLIRAQAAALSTVPRSYLAITLRQQIISASREPAIATPLTTTVTQPYTEYNIYYGYLHAHSELSDGQGNPLDDYVYARDQGGLDFFSLTDHGELLLIWPWQHKWQDLKDAAEATYAPGQFATLWGFEWSNPILGHINVLNSEDYTNALSDFGLVDLFDYLVARPEAFARFNHPGEYDYLFIEFLHLRLNAAAVPQMVGIENFNKNDGFDQFYYGGSWFTDTPFIDVGNGKGWYLGALGGQDNHSVDYGTRNEFRTAVLAQDLTRESIIDAYRNRRFYATEDKDLQLDFRFEGYPMGSRVTGQPGVPRTFEISACDAGGDTFQEVRLYRDGVLIVTQPVSGNCFQTTLTDNAPVGSSYYYVIVRQNDDNDANGRNDEALSSPIWIE; encoded by the coding sequence ATGCAAATAGATCATGCCGGCATCCAGACCCAAATGACCGCCCTCATCAATTACCTCGACTCGCCCGCGTATGCCGCCACCACAACCTGGGAGGAACACATTGTTCTTGCCTATCAGTTAGCCCAGCAGCGCCCCCCCACGCCGCTGGAGTTCCTTTTCCTCAACCTCTATCGTCAGCACGAACCGGTATCCCGCGGCTTTGCGCTCTCCGTTGCCCTACGTGGGCAGGAGACGGAAACCAGTTGGGAGCAGTGCGCCGCCTTTCTGCGGCGCGTAACGCAATCTGATTGGGCCGTGACGCCGCTGATCCGGGCGCAGGCGGCGGCGTTATCTACCGTCCCGCGCAGCTACCTGGCCATTACTTTGCGGCAACAGATCATCAGCGCGAGCCGCGAACCGGCAATCGCCACGCCGCTGACGACAACCGTTACGCAACCGTACACCGAATACAACATTTATTACGGCTATCTGCATGCCCACAGCGAGCTGTCCGACGGTCAGGGCAATCCATTGGACGATTACGTCTATGCCCGCGATCAGGGTGGGCTGGATTTCTTCTCGCTCACCGATCACGGGGAACTTCTTCTCATCTGGCCCTGGCAGCACAAGTGGCAGGACCTGAAAGACGCGGCTGAGGCGACCTATGCGCCGGGCCAATTTGCGACGTTATGGGGTTTCGAATGGAGCAATCCGATCCTCGGCCACATTAACGTATTGAACAGCGAGGATTACACCAACGCGTTGTCCGATTTTGGCCTCGTTGATCTCTTTGACTATCTGGTGGCCCGTCCAGAGGCGTTCGCGCGTTTCAACCATCCGGGCGAGTATGATTACCTGTTCATTGAATTCTTACACCTGCGTCTGAATGCCGCCGCCGTGCCGCAGATGGTGGGTATCGAGAACTTCAACAAAAACGATGGTTTTGACCAGTTTTATTATGGCGGAAGCTGGTTTACGGACACGCCGTTTATTGACGTGGGCAATGGCAAAGGCTGGTACCTGGGCGCGTTGGGGGGGCAGGATAACCACAGCGTGGATTATGGCACGCGCAACGAGTTCCGCACGGCGGTGCTGGCGCAGGACCTGACGCGAGAATCCATTATTGACGCCTACCGCAACCGCCGCTTCTATGCGACGGAAGACAAAGACCTGCAACTCGATTTCCGCTTCGAGGGGTATCCGATGGGGTCTCGCGTGACGGGGCAACCGGGCGTGCCGCGCACGTTTGAGATATCCGCCTGCGACGCCGGTGGCGACACGTTCCAGGAGGTGCGGCTCTATCGGGATGGCGTGCTGATTGTGACGCAGCCCGTGAGCGGCAACTGCTTCCAGACGACGTTGACGGATAACGCGCCGGTGGGGTCTAGCTACTATTACGTGATCGTGCGCCAGAATGACGACAACGACGCCAACGGGCGCAACGACGAGGCGCTTTCGTCGCCCATCTGGATTGAGTAG